One genomic window of Desmospora activa DSM 45169 includes the following:
- a CDS encoding M20 metallopeptidase family protein — protein MQQGWRERIEAIFPQMVRWRRDFHQYPELSFQEERTAKIVADWLKQCGLQVRTGVGGNGVVAVLEGGSTGPTIALRADMDALPIYDEKSCAYRSQVPGVMHACGHDAHTATLMGVASLLAEKRKEIAGRVVFIFQHAEEQIPGGAAAMIADGALDGVDAIYGVHLWTPLPRGVVGLREGPLMAAADSFKLEVVGKGGHGGLPHEAVDAVAIASHVVVNLQTIIGRQVDPLKSGVISVGRIEGGRAFNVIAERCELEGTVRSFDPQLRNRLYERIEEVATQTCRMFGADCRLEYGWGYPAVVNDPMETQRLAQVARMVLGDEQVWEVPEIMAAEDFAYYLQKKPGAFCLVGAGNQEKGFSHPHHHPLFDLDEEAMKASAEVLIESALAYLHANRNPLLSKS, from the coding sequence ATGCAACAAGGTTGGCGTGAGCGGATTGAAGCAATTTTCCCGCAAATGGTGCGGTGGAGACGAGATTTTCACCAATATCCGGAGCTCTCCTTTCAAGAGGAGCGGACGGCCAAAATCGTGGCCGATTGGTTGAAACAGTGCGGTCTGCAGGTACGTACCGGTGTGGGTGGGAATGGAGTGGTCGCCGTACTGGAGGGCGGATCGACCGGGCCAACGATTGCCCTGCGTGCGGATATGGATGCGTTGCCGATTTATGATGAAAAATCGTGTGCTTATCGTTCTCAGGTTCCCGGTGTGATGCATGCTTGCGGTCATGATGCCCATACTGCCACCCTGATGGGAGTCGCCTCCTTATTAGCGGAAAAGCGGAAGGAGATCGCAGGAAGGGTCGTTTTTATTTTTCAACATGCGGAGGAACAGATCCCTGGGGGTGCTGCTGCGATGATTGCAGACGGTGCCCTTGACGGGGTAGATGCGATCTATGGTGTTCACCTGTGGACACCGCTTCCCCGTGGGGTGGTTGGTCTAAGAGAGGGTCCACTCATGGCGGCTGCTGATTCGTTTAAACTGGAAGTAGTCGGAAAAGGCGGACATGGAGGGCTTCCCCATGAAGCGGTAGATGCGGTAGCGATCGCTTCTCATGTGGTTGTCAATCTACAAACCATTATCGGACGCCAGGTGGATCCGCTTAAATCCGGTGTCATCTCTGTCGGCCGTATCGAGGGAGGTCGTGCTTTCAATGTGATCGCCGAACGTTGTGAACTGGAAGGAACGGTCCGCAGCTTTGACCCGCAGTTGCGCAACCGTCTTTATGAGCGCATCGAGGAAGTAGCGACCCAAACCTGCCGTATGTTTGGGGCCGATTGTCGCTTGGAGTACGGTTGGGGTTATCCTGCTGTCGTCAATGATCCGATGGAAACCCAGCGGTTGGCACAAGTGGCCCGTATGGTATTGGGGGATGAGCAGGTTTGGGAAGTGCCGGAGATTATGGCGGCAGAGGATTTTGCGTACTATCTGCAAAAGAAACCGGGAGCCTTTTGCTTGGTGGGTGCGGGCAATCAGGAAAAAGGGTTTTCGCATCCACACCATCATCCCTTATTTGACCTGGACG